The following coding sequences lie in one Drosophila bipectinata strain 14024-0381.07 chromosome XR, DbipHiC1v2, whole genome shotgun sequence genomic window:
- the LOC108127135 gene encoding LOW QUALITY PROTEIN: uncharacterized protein (The sequence of the model RefSeq protein was modified relative to this genomic sequence to represent the inferred CDS: substituted 1 base at 1 genomic stop codon), with protein MARKMNLLCLVFMAVVAVGWTASPTTTMPTPTKTTQRTTMTSDPETDMKSTDKRDKRQLTSTVGQANVAGAGGNFPIFFDGLNVQQPLQPLQPLQPLQPLPPLQQLQPLQPITVVTPVASNSNAQSGQQQPGSSWVPSFGQNLPIIGTLVGSLPNLISGLGLGSLNGGFGTLGGLNLGNLGLGAVTPVVAAPVQLPGNSQGAQGSCPLTQKLSCRCEPLIQLPGLKPTTNPLRSQLVQIVRQNARKNVDGSQEVRIILSTGQVIYQRTGKDLSQEGYYSMRIQGGRYFTIYYNVNDKDYTVRADVKDTPPTSDFDDXLSGQL; from the exons ATGGCTAGAAAAATGAATTTGTTATGCCTCGTTTTCATGGCCGTGGTAGCCGTGGGCTGGACTGCGAGTCCCACAACCACAATGCCAACACCCACGAAAACCACCCAGAGGACCACCATGACCTCTGACCCGGAGACGGATATGAAGAGTACTGACAAACGGGACAAACGCCAGTTG ACTTCCACTGTGGGACAAGCAAACGTGGCCGGAGCTGGTGGCAACTTTCCCATTTTCTTCGACGGACTGAACGTGCAACAGCCCCTTCAGCCTCTGCAACCATTGCAGCCCCTGCAACCTCTACCGCCACTCCAGCAGCTGCAGCCTCTCCAGCCCATCACCGTGGTGACTCCGGTGGCCTCCAATTCGAATGCCCAGAGCGGACAGCAGCAGCCCGGTTCCAGCTGGGTGCCCTCGTTCGGCCAGAACCTGCCCATTATCGGGACCCTGGTGGGTAGTCTGCCCAACCTGATCAGTGGCCTGGGACTGGGATCCTTGAATGGAGGATTCGGCACCCTCGGTGGCCTCAATCTGGGCAATCTCGGTCTGGGCGCCGTGACTCCAGTGGTGGCAGCTCCCGTCCAGCTTCCGGGAAACTCGCAGGGCGCCCAGGGAAGTTGTCCCCTCACCCAGAAGCTATCCTGCCGCTGTGAGCCGCTCATCCAGTTGCCGGGTCTCAAGCCCACCACGAATCCTTTGAGATCCCAGCTGGTGCAGATTGTGCGACAAAATGCCCGCAAGAACGTGGATGGCTCGCAGGAGGTTCGTATCATCCTGAGCACCGGACAGGTGATCTATCAGCGAACCGGCAAGGATCTCAGCCAGGAGGGTTACTATTCGATGAGGATTCAGGGCGGAAGGTACTTCACCATCTACTATAATGTGAACGATAAGGACTACACTGTGCGTGCCGATGTGAAGGATACGCCACCCACCTCCGATTTCGATGATTAGCTGAGTGGTCAGCTTTAA
- the Cpr12A gene encoding larval cuticle protein 16/17 produces MATSGSLVLLAAILCLTSGALTSAQQIRKEREPEATPKSGVRLLDRFDNRYPDGSYEYRFELDDGTSRYERGYFVKIDDVKTLMVVGYYSYRMTDGRFITVFYNADQFGYRQNQSITPQVYPNLPRSIEVPMATVDSSQSRSEDTTTKLGTTTPRGAGVGAASGAGTRGKGRY; encoded by the exons ATGGCCACTTCCGGTTCGCTCGTCCTGCTCGCCGCCATTCTCTGCCTGACTTCCGGCGCCCTCACTTCCGCCCAGCAGATCCGCAAGGAAAGGGAACCCGAGGCGACGCCCAAAAGCGGCGTACGATTACTGGATCGTTTTGATAACCGATATCCGGACGGAAGTTACGAATATCGATTCGAGCTGGACGATGGAACGTCCCGGTACGAGCGGGGATATTTTGTGAAGATCGACGATGTGAAGACCCTGATGGTGGTCGGATACTACTCCTATCGGATGACGGACGGAAGGTTCATAACCGTGTTCTATAATGCTGATCAGTTTGGTTATCGGCAGAATCAGT CGATCACACCACAGGTGTACCCCAACCTGCCTCGCTCCATCGAAGTGCCCATGGCCACTGTCGACTCCTCCCAATCCCGGTCGGAGGATACCACCACGAAACTGGGAACGACAACACCCCGGGGGGCTGGGGTTGGGGCTGCGTCCGGGGCGGGGACGAGGGGCAAGGGCCGCTACTGA
- the LOC108127156 gene encoding uncharacterized protein — protein MHTEESYNQLPNTRMFQLRSIYSLQQSLRVGPLILLVLALLALTPGSDSRWTKRPRRTTIPWGSTTPKTSHHQHVHHWPPLLAPPKPPSQVLPEVVYKPQSSPRLIDSFDQRSLDGQYEFRYQLDNGNTRYERAYWLPVGKELVLAKKGYYSVPLPNSQYSTVFYTADHRGYHVDTHTLSAEQPMLPRNLEVPGVAREKDPETKKTSIPEPEHTDQDLDVKVDEQEDPNEEKDTSYVSTTELYAETETEPSTLAINDISATEKDDEDDDVYEVEDDDDDDDDGGDSK, from the exons ATGCACACCGAAGAGTCATACAATCAATTACCGAATACCAGAATGTTCCAGTTGAGAAGCATCTATTCTTTGCAGCAGAGCCTCAGAGTGGGTCCACTGATCCTGCTGGTCCTGGCCCTGTTGGCTCTGACTCCTGGCTCGGACTCACGATGGACGAAGCGACCCCGACGCACCACTATTCCCTGGGGCAGCACCACCCCGAAGACCAGCCACCATCAGCACGTCCATCACTGGCCACCACTATTGGCGCCACCGAAGCCACCATCGCAGGTCCTTCCGGAAGTAGTTTACAAGCCACAGAGTAGTCCTCGGCTTATAGATAGCTTTGATCAGCGATCTCTGGACGGGCAGTACGAGTTTAG ATACCAACTGGACAATGGTAATACTCGCTACGAGCGGGCTTATTGGCTTCCCGTGGGCAAGGAACTCGTCCTGGCCAAGAAAGGATACTACTCTGTGCCCTTGCCCAACAGCCAGTACTCGACGGTGTTCTACACAGCCGATCATCGTGGCTACCATGTGGATACCC ATACCTTATCCGCCGAACAGCCGATGCTACCAAGGAACCTTGAAGTTCCCGGAGTTGCTCGCGAAAAGGATCCAGAAACTAAGAAAACTTCAATACCCGAACCGGAGCATACCGATCAGGATCTGGATGTGAAAGTCGATGAGCAGGAGGATCCAAATGAGGAGAAGGACACAAGCTATGTCTCCACAACTGAGCTATAT gctgaaaccgaaaccgagCCATCAACTTTGGCCATCAACGACATTTCGGCAACCGAGAAGGATGATGAAGATGACGATGTCTATGAGGttgaggatgatgatgatgatgatgatgatggaggCGACTCAAAATGA
- the LOC108127155 gene encoding uncharacterized protein, whose product MPSAQSPLLLLPLLIISQFLLAATQVAPPRRVLETPNFDGESFERFDGNSQENSSEMREQLKQLLGEQLANAFAPLATTPFSNLAQRQPAIVAPTSGEAARAQFSGETTSSEEAEGENGEEEEESPEEENSSEEEPAAPPTPQAPLHPQLPQPVDPVDPNEDQDPEPVAELDDYNAWRDNFYDLNEDGSYIFGYALPHGVRRWERGYFPKDHHGQVVEGFYVQPRHVAHGLRYELRCYRADSEGYHPLPVEFLRNAPNVRRDERPQVDCFNNFAGRRL is encoded by the exons ATGCCATCTGCTCAGTCTCCACTGCTGCTACTGCCCCTCCTGATAATCTCCCAGTTCCTGCTGGCCGCCACCCAGGTAGCTCCTCCGCGGCGGGTTCTCGAGACCCCTAACTTTGATGGCGAGAGTTTCGAGAGATTCGATGGCAATAGCCAGGAGAATAGTTCTGAGATGCGGGAGCAACTGAAGCAGTTACTAGGCGAGCAGTTGGCCAATGCCTTTGCCCCACTGGCGACCACACCTTTTTCAAACCTGGCCCAGAGGCAGCCTGCGATTGTGGCACCTACCTCCGGGGAGGCGGCCAGGGCTCAGTTTTCGGGTGAAACCACTTCCTCAGAGGAGGCGGAAGGCGAGAACGGCGAGGAGGAAGAGGAGTCTCCGGAGGAGGAAAATTCCAGCGAGGAGGaaccagcagcaccaccaaccCCTCAAGCACCTTTGCACCCGCAGCTACCACAGCCCGTGGACCCAGTGGATCCCAATGAAGATCAGGACCCAGAACCTGTGGCAGAGCTTGATGACTACAATGCCTGGCGGGACAACTTCTACGACCTCAACGAAGACGGCAGCTATATCTTTGG TTACGCACTTCCTCATGGCGTCCGTCGCTGGGAAAGAGGCTATTTCCCCAAGGATCATCACGGCCAGGTGGTTGAGGGCTTCTACGTCCAGCCCCGTCATGTGGCCCATGGACTGAGATACGAGCTGCGATGCTATCGAGCAGACTCCGAGGGCTACCACCCACTACCAG TGGAATTCCTGAGAAATGCCCCCAATGTGCGACGCGATGAAAGACCTCAGGTAGATTGCTTCAATAACTTCGCTGGCAGGCGACTTTAA
- the LOC108127136 gene encoding mucin-2: MSSNRIRPEYALLLLLGLLATLIPLQLAAPVTTDSDPDTSLDSNWDPADTTISPYTEDSTTVSQAETEVDGQRIDCKLTFDAATMESLGCHNKAVVPSASVGAELGPAPGPDSAANKPEDIAQDPEVLPLQMQRHLKRPDSQPIYELQLVVWPSDIEDGDDFSPPLATTTTTTTSTSSTTKAPTTTTTGSTTTTIGTPIEQIWPLYEDQLVVFPQMDFEEENLDYFFDDVGPSSTTTPPPPTTPSSTTWHPTGTPTPTPIYVVQNYHVIHPNGTEEYKLVMSNGLVNYKKIYTKTVGDQVVNVQEGYNSVPIPGPRNQIQTQYFIADERGYNVYRIEVSPRQSGLPKNLHYKATKTT; encoded by the exons ATGTCGTCAAACAGAATCCGGCCGGAATATGCacttctgctgctgttggggCTGCTGGCGACGCTAATCCCGTTGCAGCTGGCGGCACCAGTTACGACGGATTCTGATCCGGATACGAGCTTGGATTCGAATTGGGATCCGGCGGACACCACCATAAGCCCGTATACCGAGGATTCAACCACCGTTTCTCAAGCTGAAACTGAAGTGGATGGCCAACGCATCGACTGCAAATTGACTTTCGATGCGGCGACAATGGAGTCGTTAGGCTGCCACAATAAAGCTGTGGTGCCCTCAGCGTCAGTGGGGGCGGAATTGGGACCGGCACCGGGACCGGATAGTGCGGCTAATAAGCCAGAGGATATTGCACAGGATCCAGAGGTCCTGCCATTGCAAATGCAACGCCACTTGAAAAGACCCGATAGTCAGCCCATCTATGAATTACAATTGGTTGTTTGGCCCAGTGACATTGAGGACGGTGATGACTTTAGTCCGCCACTTgccaccaccactaccaccaccaccagcactaGTAGCACTACAaaagcaccaacaacaacaactactggCAGCACAACCACCACAATTGGGACACCTATTGAGCAAATATGGCCATTGTATGAGGATCAATTGGTCGTATTCCCGCAAATGGACTTTGAAGAGGAGAATCTTGATTATTTCTTCGACGATGTGGGACCATCCAGCACCACCACACCACCACCGCCCACCACTCCCAGCTCTACCACATGGCATCCCACTGGCACGCCCACACCAACACCCATTTATGTTGTGCAAAATTATCACGTCATCCATCCCAATGGCACTGAGGAGTACAA ACTGGTAATGAGCAATGGTCTTGTAAACTATAAGAAGATCTACACGAAAACAGTCGGTGACCAGGTGGTTAATGTCCAGGAGGGCTACAACTCTGTGCCGATTCCCGGCCCCAGAAATCAAATCCAAACCCAATACTTCATTGCCGATGAGCGTGGCTATAATGTCTATAGAA TTGAAGTCAGCCCCCGGCAGTCGGGATTGCCCAAAAATTTGCATTACAAAGCCACAAAAACGACCTAA